The Cohnella abietis genome has a segment encoding these proteins:
- a CDS encoding MerR family transcriptional regulator: protein MEYTVQKLGRLAGVSTRTLRYYDEIGILKPARMSSSGYRIYGQSEVERLQQILFHRELGISLDSIREIVNDSSFDGAKALLEHREQLLDKRKQLDQLIANVEKTIALNEGRLTMSDEERFEGFKQKLINDNETLYGTEIRKRYGDDTVNRSNKKQLDMTQQEHDEHTRLTEEVHATLAEAYKTGDPASDIAQMAADLHKKWLMYYWSEYSKEAHAGLAQGYVDDERFRAYYDAAQPGSAQFLRDAIHIYTGQNK, encoded by the coding sequence GTACGCGAACACTTCGTTACTATGATGAGATTGGCATTCTTAAGCCGGCAAGAATGAGCTCATCAGGTTATCGAATCTACGGTCAATCTGAAGTGGAAAGGCTGCAGCAAATCCTTTTTCACAGGGAGCTGGGGATCAGCCTGGACAGCATCAGAGAGATCGTTAATGACTCTTCTTTCGACGGTGCTAAAGCCCTTCTAGAACATCGCGAGCAGCTTCTCGACAAGAGAAAACAACTGGATCAGCTAATTGCCAACGTGGAAAAGACAATAGCTCTGAACGAGGGGAGACTTACTATGTCAGATGAAGAAAGATTTGAAGGGTTTAAGCAGAAGCTCATTAATGACAATGAGACATTGTATGGCACAGAAATTCGCAAGCGGTATGGTGATGATACTGTTAACAGGTCGAATAAGAAGCAGCTGGACATGACGCAGCAGGAGCACGATGAGCACACACGCCTTACCGAGGAAGTGCATGCTACTTTGGCAGAGGCATACAAGACGGGTGACCCTGCTAGTGATATTGCTCAGATGGCCGCAGATCTGCACAAAAAATGGTTGATGTATTATTGGAGCGAATACAGTAAAGAAGCCCATGCGGGACTTGCCCAAGGGTACGTGGATGACGAACGATTCCGCGCATACTATGACGCTGCTCAGCCAGGCTCAGCACAATTTCTAAGAGATGCGATCCACATCTATACAGGTCAGAACAAGTAA